A single genomic interval of Camelina sativa cultivar DH55 chromosome 11, Cs, whole genome shotgun sequence harbors:
- the LOC104726849 gene encoding probable inactive poly [ADP-ribose] polymerase SRO5, translating into MDYYVRTEVVEAGFDDDSEQEVSTISESCGSCDYSYSAAADPRRPPSSSFADELGLMELLEGDKAHDLIFRNCKSGLGDQCQILSVLRNGFRTVGSRAKFKTFQIFQEAVHTKHAGEDGGGGAKVKYGWCAVAKQELKTILEYGFSQPPSNDGSYGRGLYLSPDNSPLDCLKETASETEDGMRFLLLCRVLLGKSEIVPQGSIQSCPSSPEFDSGVDDLASPKKYIVWSTHMNTHVLPEFLVCIKAPFNLTRSAKRLRSPWMAFPVLIKALSKFLSPSQILVIQKHYKDQQNRRISRSELIQRVRSITGDKLLVHIIKAFGHKVQR; encoded by the exons aTGGATTATTACGTAAGAACCGAAGTTGTTGAAGctggttttgatgatgattcagAGCAAGAAGTATCAACGATATCTGAATCTTGTGGAAGCTGTGATTATTCGTATTCTGCTGCTGCTGATCCACGCCGACCACCGTCATCATCTTTTGCTGACGAGCTCGGGCTTATGGAGTTGCTTGAAGGAGATAAAGCTCATGATCTCATCTTTCGTAATTGTAAATCTGGTCTCGGTGATCAATGCCAGATTCTCTCTGTTCTCCGTAACGGTTTCAGAACCGTTGGATCTCGTGCCAAGTTCAAGACTTTTCAGATTTTTCAAGAGGCGGTGCACACGAAACACGCCGGAgaagacggaggaggaggagctaaGGTGAAGTACGGTTGGTGCGCCGTCGCGAAACAAGAGCTGAAAACGATTTTGGAGTATGGGTTTAGCCAGCCGCCGTCAAACGATGGTTCTTATGGCCGTGGATTGTATCTTTCCCCGGATAACTCTCCTCTTGATTG tttgaagGAAACAGCTTCAGAAACAGAAGATGGGATGAGATTCTTGTTGCTTTGTAGAGTCCTACTTGGCAAATCAGAGATTGTTCCTCAAGGCTCGATTCAGTCATGTCCGAGTTCACCAGAGTTTGATTCTGGTGTCGATGATTTAGCTTCTCCGAAGAAGTACATTGTTTGGAGTACACATATGAACACGCATGTCTTGCCTGAGTTTCTGGTTTGCATCAAAGCTccgtttaacttaactc GTAGTGCAAAGAGATTGAGATCTCCATGGATGGCATTTCCTGTATTGATCAAAGCATTGTCAAAGTTTCTATCTCCTTCTCAGATACTTGTCATTCAGAAACACTACAAAGATCAACAA AACAGGAGAATCTCCCGGAGCGAACTGATACAAAGAGTCAGAAGTATAACTGGAGACAAATTACTAGTTCACATCATCAAAGCTTTCGGACACAAAGTACAACGCTAA